In one window of Methanolobus mangrovi DNA:
- a CDS encoding MIP/aquaporin family protein yields MSEPGLFKRSIAELIGTYVLVFLGTGSVVTTVLLIQGTSSIPGNTFNVGIDIAAWFAIGIAFGLAIIAMIYAFGHISGTHINPAVSIALWATGRFPAKDMLGYIIAQLIGASLASFTIVAILGSRAVATGLGATGMFDGVSYGQAILCEAVATFFLMLTIMGSAVDKRAPSGFAGLAIGLVVAADIIVVGNITGSSLNPARTFGPYLAEFVMGGTNFWWQFPIYIVGPIVGALVAALLYDFVAGTKEAS; encoded by the coding sequence ATGTCAGAACCGGGTCTATTTAAAAGATCCATCGCCGAACTGATCGGGACGTATGTGCTGGTGTTTTTGGGAACAGGGTCTGTGGTAACAACAGTCCTGCTGATCCAGGGCACGAGTTCCATACCGGGCAACACTTTCAATGTAGGCATTGATATCGCAGCATGGTTTGCTATAGGCATAGCTTTTGGACTAGCGATAATTGCCATGATATATGCCTTCGGTCACATATCAGGAACACACATCAACCCAGCAGTGAGCATTGCATTATGGGCAACCGGACGGTTCCCTGCAAAGGATATGCTTGGATATATCATTGCCCAGTTGATAGGTGCAAGTCTTGCATCTTTCACTATTGTTGCGATACTTGGTTCAAGGGCTGTTGCTACAGGTCTTGGTGCAACGGGTATGTTTGATGGTGTGAGTTATGGTCAGGCTATACTTTGTGAAGCCGTTGCAACTTTTTTCCTTATGCTGACAATTATGGGATCAGCGGTGGATAAAAGAGCACCCTCAGGTTTTGCAGGATTAGCCATTGGTTTGGTGGTGGCTGCAGATATCATTGTGGTGGGAAACATAACTGGCTCATCGCTTAATCCGGCCCGTACTTTCGGACCGTATCTGGCGGAATTCGTAATGGGAGGTACGAATTTCTGGTGGCAGTTCCCTATATACATTGTAGGACCTATAGTTGGTGCTCTTGTTGCAGCTTTACTTTATGATTTTGTAGCAGGAACGAAGGAAGCCAGTTGA
- a CDS encoding mechanosensitive ion channel family protein yields the protein MADLITIPAWITWELVNVSLIILTILLTVFFARSVDHILSRQFKIVSKKMNVDQTSYRVVRHTAVASIYIFGILVVVNLIPSLEALSITLFASAGFAGIVLGLAAQSTLSNIISGISLAAFRPFRVGDLVTIRDEYGRITDITLRHTVVRTWDNRRLIIPNSVISEESIINWSIEDPTVNWPIDIGISYDSDIDKARHIMICEARKQNGVMTFSQLKNYHPDIKKEEVTSVRVRELGDFAVILRLLIWVEDRDIAYDIGCDIREAVKKRFDAEGIEIPFPYRTIVYKKDMESN from the coding sequence ATGGCAGACCTGATAACTATACCAGCATGGATTACCTGGGAGCTTGTGAATGTAAGCCTCATAATACTTACAATACTGCTGACTGTCTTTTTTGCACGGTCTGTTGACCATATCCTTTCCAGGCAGTTCAAAATTGTAAGCAAAAAAATGAATGTCGACCAGACAAGTTATAGAGTTGTGAGGCATACGGCGGTTGCTTCTATCTATATTTTTGGCATCCTTGTTGTCGTAAACCTGATACCATCACTTGAAGCACTGTCCATAACCCTCTTTGCCAGTGCAGGTTTTGCCGGTATTGTGCTTGGTCTTGCAGCCCAGAGTACACTCTCAAATATCATATCCGGCATCTCACTTGCAGCATTCAGGCCTTTCAGAGTTGGAGACCTTGTAACCATCAGGGACGAGTATGGAAGAATTACAGATATCACACTCAGGCATACCGTTGTCAGGACATGGGATAACAGGAGACTCATCATTCCAAACAGTGTGATAAGTGAGGAATCGATAATCAACTGGTCCATTGAGGACCCGACTGTGAATTGGCCGATTGATATCGGGATCAGTTATGATTCTGATATTGACAAAGCAAGACATATCATGATATGTGAAGCCAGAAAACAGAATGGAGTAATGACTTTCAGCCAGCTTAAGAATTATCACCCTGATATTAAAAAAGAAGAAGTAACGAGTGTTCGTGTCAGGGAACTGGGAGATTTTGCTGTGATCTTAAGGCTTCTTATCTGGGTTGAAGACAGGGATATTGCATATGATATCGGTTGTGATATCAGAGAGGCGGTCAAAAAGAGATTCGATGCAGAAGGTATCGAAATACCATTCCCATACCGCACTATTGTTTACAAAAAGGATATGGAATCTAACTGA
- a CDS encoding DUF2193 domain-containing protein produces MKEIYDKMAIEAMNAQKAVVSTINKKRGTAFKVEDAKPYVDAVNKMQPKGDQCKEVFDLHVNSVNTHFETLSGLTDSVKPEDDPYVEHYQTPPILDILYEEDHAFRDSVEKFIDRIGRSEALIGKESIRRYGGFYGPTCVVDFAFVPGSTSNVVNRILQKTDIPVDHKRAILSSKSWGMNTSYGIGSKFQMAIENGKTPDEAVKEEIEMLQMVYDAPMAAQAKLMDEAGHTSFDVKKYMNQYKQKMKPTIKAAMDADVFYGNIVTVPAYGVGDVAHHISQSMFNMTKDDVIMAVINAVTDVMDGTMKNAMGKFKDEYSPLTIATDAAAAATTKILWMDGFTTMMVLDLLVKRYHNLVLNNPTRGAAAELHNVDFIDLIEKGERIIDHKPRGMGGRVQGIPVDLSPIEKNEVLNNPQRYTYPACAITVRFSALMRLADFPCLLTSEPVTATMLTNIIALHKTEPHSPARTCKFCAANYFDYKCKYCNWTEAV; encoded by the coding sequence ATGAAAGAAATATATGACAAAATGGCAATAGAAGCCATGAATGCACAGAAAGCTGTTGTAAGTACCATTAACAAGAAACGTGGTACCGCCTTTAAAGTAGAGGATGCAAAGCCATACGTGGATGCAGTCAATAAAATGCAGCCCAAAGGCGATCAGTGCAAAGAAGTATTTGATCTGCATGTAAATTCGGTGAATACGCATTTTGAGACACTTTCCGGCTTAACTGACAGTGTAAAACCGGAAGATGACCCATATGTCGAGCATTATCAGACACCTCCTATACTGGATATATTGTACGAGGAAGATCATGCTTTCAGGGATTCAGTGGAAAAATTCATTGACAGGATTGGCAGGTCAGAGGCTCTGATAGGTAAGGAATCAATTCGAAGATATGGGGGATTTTATGGTCCTACCTGTGTGGTCGACTTTGCCTTTGTTCCTGGCAGTACAAGCAATGTGGTCAACAGGATATTGCAGAAAACAGACATTCCAGTAGATCACAAACGTGCAATCCTCTCTTCCAAGTCATGGGGAATGAATACATCATACGGAATAGGTTCTAAGTTCCAGATGGCAATTGAGAACGGCAAGACTCCTGATGAAGCTGTTAAAGAAGAAATAGAGATGCTTCAGATGGTCTATGATGCACCTATGGCTGCGCAGGCCAAGCTTATGGACGAAGCTGGTCACACATCCTTTGATGTAAAGAAATACATGAACCAGTACAAGCAGAAAATGAAGCCAACTATCAAGGCTGCAATGGATGCTGATGTTTTCTACGGCAATATCGTCACAGTTCCTGCATATGGTGTGGGGGATGTTGCTCATCACATATCCCAGTCGATGTTCAACATGACAAAAGATGATGTTATCATGGCAGTCATCAATGCCGTAACAGACGTCATGGACGGGACCATGAAGAATGCCATGGGCAAGTTCAAGGATGAATATTCACCGCTTACCATTGCAACAGATGCAGCCGCAGCAGCAACTACAAAAATACTCTGGATGGATGGATTCACAACTATGATGGTCCTTGACCTGCTGGTCAAGAGATACCACAACCTTGTGCTCAACAACCCAACAAGAGGTGCCGCAGCTGAACTTCACAACGTTGACTTCATCGACCTCATCGAAAAGGGTGAACGTATCATTGACCACAAGCCAAGGGGTATGGGTGGCAGAGTCCAGGGCATACCTGTTGATCTGAGTCCAATTGAGAAGAACGAGGTTCTCAATAACCCGCAGCGTTACACATATCCTGCATGTGCCATCACTGTAAGGTTCTCCGCTCTCATGCGGCTGGCTGACTTCCCATGCCTGCTGACAAGTGAACCAGTCACCGCTACAATGCTGACCAATATTATAGCTCTGCATAAGACAGAACCACATTCACCGGCACGTACCTGTAAGTTCTGTGCAGCTAACTACTTCGATTACAAGTGCAAGTATTGTAACTGGACGGAGGCAGTTTGA
- a CDS encoding TrpB-like pyridoxal phosphate-dependent enzyme codes for MDHTKILLDENEMPKQWYNILADLPVEPPLNPATNEPMNPADLEPIFAKELINQEISSKKYIDIPEEIREIYTLWRPSPLHRAHRLEKVLGTPAKIYYKNESVSPAGSHKPNTAIAQAYYNMKEGTERITTETGAGQWGSALSLCCNYFDIECKVYMVSSSFYQKPYRKSLINLWGAKVVPSPSPDTQFGRKIREMYPDTTGSLGIAISEAIEDAALNDNTKYALGSVLNHTSLHQTVVGLETQAQFDKTEDYPDIVIGCCGGGSNLAGVSLPYIRDNLAGKTNTRFIAVEPSACPTLTAGEFKYDFGDMAQMTPLLKMYTLGSEFIPPAIHAGGLRYHGASPIISKLVADGIMEATSYHQVEVFDAAVTFARSEGIAPAPESAHAIKCAIDEALKCKQTGEEKTILFNLSGHGHFDMGSYDKYFSGELSNE; via the coding sequence ATGGATCATACAAAGATACTACTTGATGAAAATGAAATGCCAAAACAGTGGTATAACATACTTGCTGACCTTCCGGTGGAGCCACCACTGAATCCGGCAACCAATGAGCCAATGAATCCAGCAGATCTTGAGCCTATATTTGCAAAGGAGCTTATCAATCAGGAAATCAGTTCTAAGAAATACATTGACATTCCTGAAGAGATCAGGGAAATATACACACTATGGAGACCATCACCTTTGCACAGGGCACACAGGCTTGAGAAGGTACTGGGAACGCCTGCAAAGATATACTACAAAAATGAAAGTGTCAGTCCTGCAGGAAGCCACAAGCCAAACACTGCAATTGCACAGGCATACTACAACATGAAGGAAGGTACCGAAAGGATCACAACCGAAACAGGTGCAGGCCAGTGGGGCAGTGCACTATCACTTTGCTGTAACTATTTTGACATTGAGTGTAAGGTCTACATGGTAAGCTCAAGCTTTTACCAGAAGCCATACCGTAAGTCACTTATCAACCTCTGGGGAGCAAAAGTAGTTCCTTCTCCAAGCCCTGATACACAATTCGGAAGAAAGATCCGTGAGATGTATCCTGACACAACAGGAAGTCTTGGAATTGCCATAAGTGAAGCAATTGAAGATGCTGCCCTTAACGATAATACAAAATATGCACTTGGCAGTGTCCTTAACCACACCAGTCTCCACCAGACCGTAGTAGGTCTTGAAACACAGGCACAGTTCGACAAGACAGAGGACTACCCGGACATCGTCATCGGATGCTGTGGCGGTGGAAGTAACCTTGCAGGTGTAAGTCTGCCTTACATCAGGGACAACCTTGCCGGCAAGACCAATACAAGGTTCATAGCTGTCGAACCTTCTGCATGTCCAACTCTTACAGCAGGTGAATTCAAGTATGACTTCGGTGACATGGCACAGATGACTCCTCTGCTTAAGATGTATACACTCGGTTCAGAGTTCATACCACCTGCAATCCACGCAGGCGGTCTCAGGTACCACGGAGCATCACCAATTATCAGTAAGCTTGTTGCAGATGGTATCATGGAAGCAACATCATACCACCAGGTAGAGGTGTTTGACGCAGCAGTAACATTCGCACGCAGTGAAGGCATCGCTCCTGCTCCGGAATCAGCACATGCTATCAAATGCGCAATCGATGAAGCACTCAAATGCAAGCAGACCGGTGAAGAGAAGACAATCCTGTTCAACCTTAGTGGTCACGGTCACTTTGACATGGGTTCCTATGACAAGTACTTCAGTGGAGAGCTGAGCAACGAATAA